One window of the Manihot esculenta cultivar AM560-2 chromosome 14, M.esculenta_v8, whole genome shotgun sequence genome contains the following:
- the LOC110600465 gene encoding formin-like protein 20 isoform X2, whose amino-acid sequence MALFRRFFYRKPPDRLLEISERVYVFDCCFSTDVMEEDEYKVYLGGIVAQLQDYYADASFMVFNFREGERRSQISDILSQYDMTVMDYPRQYEGCPMLSLEMIHHFLRSSGSWLSVEGQQNVLLMHCERGGWPVLAFMLAGLLLYRKQYSGEQKTLEMIYKQAPKELLHLLSPLNPQPSQLRYLQYISRQSFGSDWPPSDTPLVLDCLMLRALPLFEGGKGCRPVVRVYGQDPSKPANRTSKLLFSTSKTKKNVRHYLQEECMLVKIDVRYRVQGDVVLECVHLEEDLVHEEMIFRVMFHTAFIRANILMLCRDEIDTMWDTKEQFPKDFKAEVHFGDGHAVMPNLEAVIANEDGNEAETTSPEEFFEAEEIFSNVVDAQEAKGDYDAHTDYNNSTVEIEHKEVFRDTFADGNLKEDGKLDFNVDAVKDIAVDDVKYKMHEKVYPDIQAVKDIAVDDGDKKVDTMIVAVNTQSNRAIKEMDEDVSGDFKAMEDRANGENNTTKVVQATIPHLKLSVDVGSQKPEKIVPPSPRNTKPVVTDTTVVKQKTKQLEPHGTNGKQTRPNTVPRWVTPNKAPFANSMHVAHPPSRYNSAPPALAFCTSPKDSNVDAYVNTSDTVAAGDLAPNELTSPAVVSPHFGPANVVSLRPQIPPPPPSHSSNAFPPQTSFKAPPPPPPPPPVASTSFSRHNMEIVSHHPSSPPPPPPSNRQYIGMVLPPTPPPPPWKSSYSSNLVAPTLGAPPPPPPPPPPPPPPHPSHSPHSVNVSTVPNIGEVGIPPPPPPPPPSLPNQGYSSPPQRPQPQSPPPPPPPTTYGAPPPPPPPPHGAPPPPPPPPLARGAPPPPPPPPKGHGSPPPPPPPPKGHGSPPPPPPPPRHGTPPPPPPPAPRHGIGTPSPPPPPPGPPPGRGAPTPPPPPPPGHGTPPPPPPPLGRGAPPPPPPPGQGAPFRGGGPPPPPPPGGRVPGPPPPPGPPGVGPPPPPPLGGKGAIADTRGLASGRGRGFSRSSAGAAPRRSSLKPLHWSKVTRALQGSLWEELQRHGEPQIAPEFDVSEIETLFSAVVPKPAGSGGKGGGKHKSAGSKTDKVHLIDLRRANNTEIMLTKVKMPLPDMMAAVLAMDESTLDADQVENLIKFCPTKEEMELLKYFLELMKVPRVESKLRVFSFKIQFGSQITEFKKSLNTVNSACGEVRNSLKLKEIMKKILYLGNTLNQGTARGSAIGFKLDSLLKLTDTRASNSKMTLMHYLCKVLAAKSPALLDFHLDLVSLEAASKIQLKSLAEEMQAIIKGLEKVKQELVASENDGPVSEIFRKTLKEFISVAETEVASVTNLYSVVGRNADALALYFGEDPARCPFEQVTATLLNFVRLFRKAHEENLKQAELEKKKAAKEAEMEKAKGTNLTKKSVN is encoded by the exons ATGGCGCTGTTCAGACGTTTCTTTTACAGGAAGCCGCCGGATCGGCTTCTTGAAATCTCCGAGAGAGTTTATG TGTTTGATTGTTGCTTCTCCACTGACGTGATGGAAGAAGATGAGTACAAAGTGTACTTGGGTGGCATTGTGGCACAATTGCAGGACTATTATGCTGATGCTTCCTTCATGGTGTTTAACTTTAGAGAAGGGGAGAGGCGGAGCCAAATATCAGACATATTATCTCAATACGACATGACAGTCATGGATTATCCTCGTCAATATGAAGGGTGTCCTATGCTTTCGCTGGAGATGATACACCACTTCCTTCGATCTAGTGGAAGCTGGTTGTCCGTGGAGGGCCAGCAAAATGTGTTGTTAATGCATTGTGAAAGAGGTGGATGGCCTGTGCTTGCATTCATGCTTGCAGGTCTTTTGTTATATCGGAAACAGTATAGTGGAGAGCAGAAGACTCTTGAAATGATCTACAAGCAAGCTCCTAAAGAGCTTCTGCACCTTTTATCTCCTTTAAATCCACAACCTTCCCAACTAAGATATCTTCAGTACATCTCCAGACAAAGTTTTGGTTCTGATTGGCCTCCATCTGATACGCCCTTGGTATTGGATTGCCTGATGCTCAGGGCCCTTCCATTGTTTGAGGGTGGAAAGGGCTGCAGGCCAGTTGTCCGAGTTTATGGCCAGGATCCTTCAAAGCCAGCCAACAGAACTTCTAAGCTTCTGTTCTCTACTTCAAAGACAAAAAAGAACGTTCGGCACTACCTCCAG GAAGAGTGTATGCTGGTGAAAATAGACGTCCGATACCGTGTGCAAGGGGATGTTGTTCTTGAATGCGTCCATTTGGAAGAAGATCTTGTTCACGAGGAGAtgatttttagagttatgttccaTACAGCATTTATTAGGGCAAATATTTTGATGCTCTGTCGCGATGAAATTGACACTATGTGGGATACCAAGGAACAATTTCCAAAGGACTTTAAGGCAGAG GTACATTTTGGGGATGGTCATGCCGTTATGCCTAATCTTGAAGCGGTAATAGCAAATGAAGATGGGAACGAGGCAGAAACTACTTCGCCTGAGGAATTTTTTGAGGCTGAGGAGATATTCAGCAATGTGGTAGATGCACAAGAAGCAAAAGGGGATTATGATGCTCACACAGACTATAACAACTCGACAGTTGAAATAGAACATAAAGAAGTCTTTAGGGATACATTTGCTGATGGAAATCTCAAAGAGGATGGGAAATTGGATTTTAATGTTGATGCAGTGAAGGACATAGCTGTGGATGATGTGAAATACAAGATGCATGAGAAGGTCTACCCTGATATTCAAGCAGTAAAAGACATAGCTGTGGATGATGGGGATAAAAAGGTAGATACGATGATTGTTGCTGTTAATACACAGAGTAACAGGGCAATAAAAGAAATGGATGAAGATGTGAGTGGAGATTTCAAAGCGATGGAAGATAGAGCTAATGGAGAAAACAATACTACAAAGGTTGTACAAGCCACAATTCCACACCTAAAGTTGAGTGTTGATGTTGGTAGTCAAAAACCTGAGAAGATAGTGCCACCTTCACCTAGGAATACAAAACCCGTTGTTACAGATACAACTGTAGTGAAACAAAAAACGAAACAACTTGAGCCTCATGGAACTAATGGGAAACAAACAAGACCAAATACTGTACCTCGGTGGGTTACCCCAAATAAAGCCCCTTTTGCCAATTCAATGCATGTGGCACATCCACCATCCAGATATAACAGTGCACCACCTGCTCTTGCATTTTGTACTTCCCCAAAGGATTCTAATGTGGATGCTTATGTAAATACTTCTGACACTGTTGCAGCCGGAGATCTAGCTCCTAACGAGCTTACTTCCCCTGCAGTTGTATCACCTCATTTTGGCCCAGCAAATGTTGTGTCTCTGCGTCCCCAAATCCCTCCTCCACCTCCGTCTCACTCTAGCAATGCATTTCCACCCCAGACATCATTTAAAGCACCCCCACCCCCACCCCCACCCCCACCCGTTGCTTCAACTTCATTTAGTAGGCACAATATGGAGATAGTTTCACATCATCCATCCTCTCCGCCCCCTCCCCCTCCCTCTAATAGGCAGTATATTGGGATGGTGTTACCTCccacacctcctccacctccttGGAAGTCTAGTTATAGTTCAAATCTTGTTGCTCCAACTCTAGGTGCTCCACCACCACCCcctccacctcctcctcctcctcctcctcctcatccTTCTCATTCTCCTCATTCTGTTAATGTTTCAACCGTTCCAAATATTGGTGAAGTTGGAATTCCGCCGccgccaccaccaccaccaccatctCTTCCCAATCAAGGATATTCATCTCCCCCACAAAGACCACAGCCACAGTCAccgcctccaccaccaccacctacTACATATGGagctccacctccaccacctcctcctccacatGGAGCTCCACCACCACCCCCACCACCTCCTTTAGCGCGAGGAGccccaccacctccaccacctcctCCTAAAGGCCATGGATccccaccacctccaccacctcctCCTAAAGGCCATGGATccccaccacctccaccacctcctCCAAGACATGGcaccccacctccacctccacctccagcTCCTAGGCATGGAATTGGAACCCCATCACCTCCACCACCCCCTCCTGGACCCCCTCCCGGACGAGGAGCCCCAactccacctccacctccacctccaggGCATGGAACCCCTCCACCACCGCCGCCACCTCTAGGACGTGGAGCGCCACCACCGCCACCTCCTCCAGGGCAGGGAGCTCCTTTTCGTGGAGGAGGCCCACCTCCCCCACCTCCTCCTGGAGGCCGTGTTCCTGGCCCTCCTCCTCCACCTGGACCACCAGGTGTTGGACCCCCTCCTCCTCCGCCATTAGGTGGTAAAGGAGCTATAGCTGATACAAGGGGCCTAGCTTCTGGAAGAGGCCGTGGGTTTTCAAGGTCTTCAGCCGGTGCAGCGCCTAGAAGATCTTCCTTAAAGCCTCTTCATTGGAGCAAGGTAACAAGGGCATTGCAAGGAAGTTTGTGGGAGGAGCTGCAGAGACATGGAGAGCCCCAAAT TGCTCCAGAATTTGATGTGTCAGAGATAGAGACCCTTTTCTCTGCTGTGGTCCCTAAACCTGCTGGTTCAGGAGGAAAAGGTGGAGGGAAACACAAATCTGCTGGATCAAAAACTGACAAAGTTCACCTG ATTGACCTGAGAAGGGCCAACAACACTGAAATTATGCTCACAAAGGTTAAGATGCCACTGCCTGACATGATG GCTGCAGTTCTGGCAATGGATGAATCAACATTAGATGCTGATCAAGTGGAAAATCTGATAAAATTCTGTCCTACTAAGGAGGAGATGGAACTTCTTAAG TATTTTCTGGAGCTAATGAAAGTGCCTCGTGTTGAGTCGAAATTGAGAGTATTTTCTTTCAAGATTCAGTTCGGCTCTCAG ATAACAGAATTTAAAAAGAGCTTGAACACAGTAAACTCTGCTTGTGGGGAG GTTCGAAATTCTCTCAAATTAAAGGAAATTATGAAGAAGATTCTTTATTTAGGGAATACATTGAACCAAGGAACTGCAAGGG GTTCAGCAATTGGGTTCAAGTTGGACAGTCTTTTAAAACTTACTGATACACGTGCTTCTAACAGCAAGATGACACTTATGCATTACCTTTGCAAG GTACTTGCAGCCAAGTCACCTGCCCTTCTAGATTTTCACCTGGACCTTGTTAGCCTTGAAGCTGCATCTAAG ATACAATTGAAGTCTTTAGCAGAAGAAATGCAAGCTATAATCAAAGGACTAGAAAAGGTGAAACAGGAGCTGGTGGCATCAGAGAATGATGGTCCTGTATCTGAAATTTTCCGTAAG ACATTGAAAGAATTCATTTCTGTTGCCGAGACAGAGGTGGCATCTGTGACAAATCTATATTCTGTTGTG GGTAGAAATGCAGATGCACTTGCACTGTATTTTGGTGAGGATCCTGCTCGTTGCCCATTTGAGCAAG TTACCGCAACTCTATTAAATTTTGTGAGGTTGTTTCGGAAAGCACATGAAGAAAATTTGAAACAGGCTGAATTGGAAAAGAAGAAAGCTGCGAAGGAGGCTGAAATGGAGAAGGCAAAGGGAACAAATCTTACAAAGAAGAGTGTGAACTAG
- the LOC110600465 gene encoding formin-like protein 20 isoform X1, whose protein sequence is MALFRRFFYRKPPDRLLEISERVYVFDCCFSTDVMEEDEYKVYLGGIVAQLQDYYADASFMVFNFREGERRSQISDILSQYDMTVMDYPRQYEGCPMLSLEMIHHFLRSSGSWLSVEGQQNVLLMHCERGGWPVLAFMLAGLLLYRKQYSGEQKTLEMIYKQAPKELLHLLSPLNPQPSQLRYLQYISRQSFGSDWPPSDTPLVLDCLMLRALPLFEGGKGCRPVVRVYGQDPSKPANRTSKLLFSTSKTKKNVRHYLQEECMLVKIDVRYRVQGDVVLECVHLEEDLVHEEMIFRVMFHTAFIRANILMLCRDEIDTMWDTKEQFPKDFKAEVHFGDGHAVMPNLEAVIANEDGNEAETTSPEEFFEAEEIFSNVVDAQEAKGDYDAHTDYNNSTVEIEHKEVFRDTFADGNLKEDGKLDFNVDAVKDIAVDDVKYKMHEKVYPDIQAVKDIAVDDGDKKVDTMIVAVNTQSNRAIKEMDEDVSGDFKAMEDRANGENNTTKVVQATIPHLKLSVDVGSQKPEKIVPPSPRNTKPVVTDTTVVKQKTKQLEPHGTNGKQTRPNTVPRWVTPNKAPFANSMHVAHPPSRYNSAPPALAFCTSPKDSNVDAYVNTSDTVAAGDLAPNELTSPAVVSPHFGPANVVSLRPQIPPPPPSHSSNAFPPQTSFKAPPPPPPPPPVASTSFSRHNMEIVSHHPSSPPPPPPSNRQYIGMVLPPTPPPPPWKSSYSSNLVAPTLGAPPPPPPPPPPPPPPHPSHSPHSVNVSTVPNIGEVGIPPPPPPPPPSLPNQGYSSPPQRPQPQSPPPPPPPTTYGAPPPPPPPPHGAPPPPPPPPLARGAPPPPPPPPKGHGSPPPPPPPPKGHGSPPPPPPPPRHGTPPPPPPPAPRHGIGTPSPPPPPPGPPPGRGAPTPPPPPPPGHGTPPPPPPPLGRGAPPPPPPPGQGAPFRGGGPPPPPPPGGRVPGPPPPPGPPGVGPPPPPPLGGKGAIADTRGLASGRGRGFSRSSAGAAPRRSSLKPLHWSKVTRALQGSLWEELQRHGEPQIAPEFDVSEIETLFSAVVPKPAGSGGKGGGKHKSAGSKTDKVHLIDLRRANNTEIMLTKVKMPLPDMMAAVLAMDESTLDADQVENLIKFCPTKEEMELLKGYTGDKENLGKCEQYFLELMKVPRVESKLRVFSFKIQFGSQITEFKKSLNTVNSACGEVRNSLKLKEIMKKILYLGNTLNQGTARGSAIGFKLDSLLKLTDTRASNSKMTLMHYLCKVLAAKSPALLDFHLDLVSLEAASKIQLKSLAEEMQAIIKGLEKVKQELVASENDGPVSEIFRKTLKEFISVAETEVASVTNLYSVVGRNADALALYFGEDPARCPFEQVTATLLNFVRLFRKAHEENLKQAELEKKKAAKEAEMEKAKGTNLTKKSVN, encoded by the exons ATGGCGCTGTTCAGACGTTTCTTTTACAGGAAGCCGCCGGATCGGCTTCTTGAAATCTCCGAGAGAGTTTATG TGTTTGATTGTTGCTTCTCCACTGACGTGATGGAAGAAGATGAGTACAAAGTGTACTTGGGTGGCATTGTGGCACAATTGCAGGACTATTATGCTGATGCTTCCTTCATGGTGTTTAACTTTAGAGAAGGGGAGAGGCGGAGCCAAATATCAGACATATTATCTCAATACGACATGACAGTCATGGATTATCCTCGTCAATATGAAGGGTGTCCTATGCTTTCGCTGGAGATGATACACCACTTCCTTCGATCTAGTGGAAGCTGGTTGTCCGTGGAGGGCCAGCAAAATGTGTTGTTAATGCATTGTGAAAGAGGTGGATGGCCTGTGCTTGCATTCATGCTTGCAGGTCTTTTGTTATATCGGAAACAGTATAGTGGAGAGCAGAAGACTCTTGAAATGATCTACAAGCAAGCTCCTAAAGAGCTTCTGCACCTTTTATCTCCTTTAAATCCACAACCTTCCCAACTAAGATATCTTCAGTACATCTCCAGACAAAGTTTTGGTTCTGATTGGCCTCCATCTGATACGCCCTTGGTATTGGATTGCCTGATGCTCAGGGCCCTTCCATTGTTTGAGGGTGGAAAGGGCTGCAGGCCAGTTGTCCGAGTTTATGGCCAGGATCCTTCAAAGCCAGCCAACAGAACTTCTAAGCTTCTGTTCTCTACTTCAAAGACAAAAAAGAACGTTCGGCACTACCTCCAG GAAGAGTGTATGCTGGTGAAAATAGACGTCCGATACCGTGTGCAAGGGGATGTTGTTCTTGAATGCGTCCATTTGGAAGAAGATCTTGTTCACGAGGAGAtgatttttagagttatgttccaTACAGCATTTATTAGGGCAAATATTTTGATGCTCTGTCGCGATGAAATTGACACTATGTGGGATACCAAGGAACAATTTCCAAAGGACTTTAAGGCAGAG GTACATTTTGGGGATGGTCATGCCGTTATGCCTAATCTTGAAGCGGTAATAGCAAATGAAGATGGGAACGAGGCAGAAACTACTTCGCCTGAGGAATTTTTTGAGGCTGAGGAGATATTCAGCAATGTGGTAGATGCACAAGAAGCAAAAGGGGATTATGATGCTCACACAGACTATAACAACTCGACAGTTGAAATAGAACATAAAGAAGTCTTTAGGGATACATTTGCTGATGGAAATCTCAAAGAGGATGGGAAATTGGATTTTAATGTTGATGCAGTGAAGGACATAGCTGTGGATGATGTGAAATACAAGATGCATGAGAAGGTCTACCCTGATATTCAAGCAGTAAAAGACATAGCTGTGGATGATGGGGATAAAAAGGTAGATACGATGATTGTTGCTGTTAATACACAGAGTAACAGGGCAATAAAAGAAATGGATGAAGATGTGAGTGGAGATTTCAAAGCGATGGAAGATAGAGCTAATGGAGAAAACAATACTACAAAGGTTGTACAAGCCACAATTCCACACCTAAAGTTGAGTGTTGATGTTGGTAGTCAAAAACCTGAGAAGATAGTGCCACCTTCACCTAGGAATACAAAACCCGTTGTTACAGATACAACTGTAGTGAAACAAAAAACGAAACAACTTGAGCCTCATGGAACTAATGGGAAACAAACAAGACCAAATACTGTACCTCGGTGGGTTACCCCAAATAAAGCCCCTTTTGCCAATTCAATGCATGTGGCACATCCACCATCCAGATATAACAGTGCACCACCTGCTCTTGCATTTTGTACTTCCCCAAAGGATTCTAATGTGGATGCTTATGTAAATACTTCTGACACTGTTGCAGCCGGAGATCTAGCTCCTAACGAGCTTACTTCCCCTGCAGTTGTATCACCTCATTTTGGCCCAGCAAATGTTGTGTCTCTGCGTCCCCAAATCCCTCCTCCACCTCCGTCTCACTCTAGCAATGCATTTCCACCCCAGACATCATTTAAAGCACCCCCACCCCCACCCCCACCCCCACCCGTTGCTTCAACTTCATTTAGTAGGCACAATATGGAGATAGTTTCACATCATCCATCCTCTCCGCCCCCTCCCCCTCCCTCTAATAGGCAGTATATTGGGATGGTGTTACCTCccacacctcctccacctccttGGAAGTCTAGTTATAGTTCAAATCTTGTTGCTCCAACTCTAGGTGCTCCACCACCACCCcctccacctcctcctcctcctcctcctcctcatccTTCTCATTCTCCTCATTCTGTTAATGTTTCAACCGTTCCAAATATTGGTGAAGTTGGAATTCCGCCGccgccaccaccaccaccaccatctCTTCCCAATCAAGGATATTCATCTCCCCCACAAAGACCACAGCCACAGTCAccgcctccaccaccaccacctacTACATATGGagctccacctccaccacctcctcctccacatGGAGCTCCACCACCACCCCCACCACCTCCTTTAGCGCGAGGAGccccaccacctccaccacctcctCCTAAAGGCCATGGATccccaccacctccaccacctcctCCTAAAGGCCATGGATccccaccacctccaccacctcctCCAAGACATGGcaccccacctccacctccacctccagcTCCTAGGCATGGAATTGGAACCCCATCACCTCCACCACCCCCTCCTGGACCCCCTCCCGGACGAGGAGCCCCAactccacctccacctccacctccaggGCATGGAACCCCTCCACCACCGCCGCCACCTCTAGGACGTGGAGCGCCACCACCGCCACCTCCTCCAGGGCAGGGAGCTCCTTTTCGTGGAGGAGGCCCACCTCCCCCACCTCCTCCTGGAGGCCGTGTTCCTGGCCCTCCTCCTCCACCTGGACCACCAGGTGTTGGACCCCCTCCTCCTCCGCCATTAGGTGGTAAAGGAGCTATAGCTGATACAAGGGGCCTAGCTTCTGGAAGAGGCCGTGGGTTTTCAAGGTCTTCAGCCGGTGCAGCGCCTAGAAGATCTTCCTTAAAGCCTCTTCATTGGAGCAAGGTAACAAGGGCATTGCAAGGAAGTTTGTGGGAGGAGCTGCAGAGACATGGAGAGCCCCAAAT TGCTCCAGAATTTGATGTGTCAGAGATAGAGACCCTTTTCTCTGCTGTGGTCCCTAAACCTGCTGGTTCAGGAGGAAAAGGTGGAGGGAAACACAAATCTGCTGGATCAAAAACTGACAAAGTTCACCTG ATTGACCTGAGAAGGGCCAACAACACTGAAATTATGCTCACAAAGGTTAAGATGCCACTGCCTGACATGATG GCTGCAGTTCTGGCAATGGATGAATCAACATTAGATGCTGATCAAGTGGAAAATCTGATAAAATTCTGTCCTACTAAGGAGGAGATGGAACTTCTTAAG GGATACACTGGTGACAAGGAGAACCTGGGAAAATGTGAACAG TATTTTCTGGAGCTAATGAAAGTGCCTCGTGTTGAGTCGAAATTGAGAGTATTTTCTTTCAAGATTCAGTTCGGCTCTCAG ATAACAGAATTTAAAAAGAGCTTGAACACAGTAAACTCTGCTTGTGGGGAG GTTCGAAATTCTCTCAAATTAAAGGAAATTATGAAGAAGATTCTTTATTTAGGGAATACATTGAACCAAGGAACTGCAAGGG GTTCAGCAATTGGGTTCAAGTTGGACAGTCTTTTAAAACTTACTGATACACGTGCTTCTAACAGCAAGATGACACTTATGCATTACCTTTGCAAG GTACTTGCAGCCAAGTCACCTGCCCTTCTAGATTTTCACCTGGACCTTGTTAGCCTTGAAGCTGCATCTAAG ATACAATTGAAGTCTTTAGCAGAAGAAATGCAAGCTATAATCAAAGGACTAGAAAAGGTGAAACAGGAGCTGGTGGCATCAGAGAATGATGGTCCTGTATCTGAAATTTTCCGTAAG ACATTGAAAGAATTCATTTCTGTTGCCGAGACAGAGGTGGCATCTGTGACAAATCTATATTCTGTTGTG GGTAGAAATGCAGATGCACTTGCACTGTATTTTGGTGAGGATCCTGCTCGTTGCCCATTTGAGCAAG TTACCGCAACTCTATTAAATTTTGTGAGGTTGTTTCGGAAAGCACATGAAGAAAATTTGAAACAGGCTGAATTGGAAAAGAAGAAAGCTGCGAAGGAGGCTGAAATGGAGAAGGCAAAGGGAACAAATCTTACAAAGAAGAGTGTGAACTAG